From Sphingopyxis sp. MWB1, a single genomic window includes:
- the tatC gene encoding twin-arginine translocase subunit TatC has product MSEEARLTPEDEEGAGGKMPLLDHLIELRSRLLKSLVAIAIAFGVCLYFARQIFAVLVQPLVQAGQGKLIYTQLFEAFFVEIKVALFAAMMIAFPVLANQLWKFIAPGLYRQEKRALLPFILATPILFGIGASFAYFITIPVALKFLLGYQGDIGGVTQEALPSVGHYLSFTMQFIMAFGIAFLLPILLMLIERAGLVTRDQLVSARRYMIVGAFIIAAIFTPPDILSQLLLAVPLTLLYELSLLAIWFTQRRRKKGAETTPE; this is encoded by the coding sequence ATGAGCGAGGAAGCCCGGCTTACACCCGAGGATGAGGAAGGCGCAGGCGGAAAAATGCCCCTGCTCGACCACCTGATCGAGTTGCGTTCGCGCTTGCTTAAATCCTTAGTCGCTATCGCCATAGCTTTTGGTGTCTGCCTTTATTTTGCGCGGCAGATTTTCGCCGTCCTCGTTCAGCCGCTCGTCCAGGCCGGGCAAGGCAAGCTCATTTACACCCAATTGTTCGAGGCCTTTTTCGTCGAGATAAAGGTGGCGCTGTTTGCGGCCATGATGATCGCATTTCCAGTGCTCGCCAATCAATTGTGGAAATTTATCGCGCCGGGACTCTATCGGCAGGAAAAGAGGGCGCTTTTGCCTTTCATTTTGGCGACGCCCATATTGTTCGGCATTGGTGCGAGTTTCGCCTATTTCATCACCATCCCCGTCGCGCTCAAATTTCTGCTCGGCTATCAGGGGGATATTGGCGGGGTGACGCAGGAAGCGCTGCCGTCGGTCGGCCATTATCTCAGCTTTACCATGCAGTTCATCATGGCGTTCGGAATCGCGTTCCTGCTGCCGATCCTGCTGATGCTGATCGAGCGGGCAGGGCTGGTAACGCGCGATCAACTGGTCTCGGCGCGCCGCTATATGATCGTCGGCGCTTTTATCATCGCAGCGATTTTTACGCCGCCTGATATTCTGAGCCAACTGCTGCTCGCCGTGCCGTTAACGCTATTGTACGAACTGTCGCTGCTGGCGATCTGGTTCACGCAGCGGCGACGGAAAAAAGGCGCCGAAACGACGCCTGAATAG
- the nagZ gene encoding beta-N-acetylhexosaminidase: MIPAIFGLSGPVLTDDERAFFRDCRPAGYILFGRNIENRDQLRRLTDDLRSLDGRDATPILIDQEGGRVARMKAPEWPDFPCGAVFDALYERAPASAIEAARLNAMALAVMLAEVGITVDCLPLLDVRQPGASDVIGDRALGSEPMRVAALGRAILSGLRAGGVVGVVKHIPGHGRALLDSHKDLPRVAASDQELQTDLAPFAALRDAAMAMTCHVVFEAWDAERPATLSPYIIETIIRQRVGFHGLLMTDDIDMKALSGEIPELAAQSLAAGCDIVLNCWAKMDDMIGIAKAVGPISSVSRARLDGAMERISGGKDAHEFAALVDQRDALLTIA; the protein is encoded by the coding sequence ATGATACCCGCAATTTTCGGACTGTCCGGTCCGGTGCTGACCGATGACGAGCGTGCTTTTTTCCGGGATTGCCGTCCGGCGGGGTATATATTGTTCGGGCGCAATATCGAAAATCGCGACCAGCTTCGCCGCCTGACCGACGACCTGCGCAGCCTGGACGGGCGCGATGCTACCCCGATTCTGATTGATCAGGAAGGGGGGCGGGTAGCCCGGATGAAAGCGCCTGAATGGCCCGATTTTCCGTGCGGAGCGGTCTTTGACGCGCTGTACGAGCGTGCGCCCGCGAGCGCGATCGAGGCCGCGCGTCTGAACGCCATGGCGCTTGCCGTCATGCTGGCGGAAGTCGGCATTACCGTCGATTGCCTGCCGCTGCTCGATGTGCGCCAGCCGGGGGCAAGCGACGTGATCGGCGACCGCGCGCTGGGCAGCGAGCCGATGCGGGTCGCCGCGCTGGGACGCGCCATTCTGAGCGGATTGCGCGCGGGCGGCGTGGTCGGCGTGGTAAAACATATCCCCGGCCATGGGCGTGCGCTTCTGGATTCGCATAAGGACCTTCCCCGCGTTGCGGCCTCGGACCAGGAGCTGCAAACCGATCTTGCTCCTTTCGCGGCCCTGCGCGATGCAGCCATGGCAATGACATGTCATGTTGTGTTTGAGGCGTGGGACGCCGAGCGGCCCGCTACGCTGTCGCCCTATATTATCGAAACGATCATACGCCAGCGCGTCGGTTTTCACGGCCTGTTGATGACCGATGATATCGACATGAAGGCGCTGTCGGGCGAGATACCGGAACTGGCGGCGCAATCGCTGGCCGCTGGCTGCGACATTGTTCTGAACTGCTGGGCCAAGATGGACGATATGATCGGCATCGCCAAGGCGGTGGGCCCGATCAGCAGCGTCTCGCGCGCGCGGCTGGACGGCGCGATGGAGCGTATTTCGGGGGGGAAAGATGCCCATGAATTTGCCGCGCTTGTCGATCAGCGCGACGCGCTGTTGACGATAGCCTGA
- the scpB gene encoding SMC-Scp complex subunit ScpB, whose amino-acid sequence MNEIDDSERAIEAMLFASDAPLDPRQLAARMDGAMTPGEVKAIVQAIAARHAGSGIELVERGGAWHFQTPADLAHLLRREREEPRKLSRAASEVLAIIAYHEPVSRAEIEAIRGVQTSKGTLDVLMEAEWIAPAGRREVPGRPLIYKTTDVFLQHFGLSSRKDLPGIDDLRAAGLLDPVYLAFEEAMDERDLVKDEEGA is encoded by the coding sequence ATGAACGAGATCGACGACAGCGAACGCGCCATCGAAGCAATGCTTTTTGCGAGCGACGCGCCACTTGATCCGCGCCAACTGGCAGCGCGAATGGACGGGGCGATGACGCCGGGCGAGGTAAAGGCGATTGTCCAGGCGATTGCCGCGCGCCATGCGGGGTCGGGCATCGAACTGGTCGAACGCGGCGGAGCGTGGCATTTCCAGACGCCCGCCGATCTGGCCCATCTGCTGCGCCGCGAACGCGAGGAGCCGCGCAAATTATCACGAGCCGCCTCTGAAGTGCTGGCGATTATCGCTTATCATGAACCGGTAAGCCGGGCGGAAATAGAAGCGATCCGCGGCGTGCAGACGTCGAAGGGAACGCTGGATGTGCTGATGGAGGCCGAATGGATTGCGCCGGCCGGTCGGCGTGAAGTTCCGGGGCGCCCGCTCATCTACAAGACCACCGACGTTTTTTTGCAGCATTTCGGACTTAGCAGCCGCAAAGACCTGCCGGGAATCGATGATTTGCGCGCGGCGGGCCTGCTCGATCCGGTCTATCTGGCTTTTGAAGAGGCCATGGACGAGCGGGACCTAGTAAAAGACGAAGAAGGCGCCTAA
- a CDS encoding segregation and condensation protein A, producing the protein MEDVPLSFDVTNAGLSAEREDALRVNLESWEGPLDLLLTLARGQKVDLRQISILALVEQYLDFIAEARALKLEVAADYLVMAAWLAYLKSALLLPKDPLEEPSPDELALRLQLRLQRLAAMREAAARLMACDRIDRDIFLRPKPEGLRDVKVRRWDASLYDLLAAYGQVKARSEPVVHMVARRPVITLDAALHHLERMIGTRLDWSALVDFLPADYQGPLRRSAIASSFVAALELARQGRIDLKQEAAFSPLYLKAAPA; encoded by the coding sequence GTGGAGGATGTGCCCCTCAGCTTTGATGTGACAAACGCCGGATTATCGGCGGAGCGCGAAGATGCGCTGCGTGTCAATCTGGAAAGCTGGGAGGGGCCGCTCGACCTGCTGCTCACCTTGGCGCGGGGGCAGAAAGTCGATCTGCGCCAGATTTCCATTTTAGCGCTGGTCGAACAATATCTGGACTTCATTGCCGAAGCCCGCGCGCTGAAGCTGGAGGTGGCGGCCGATTATCTGGTGATGGCGGCCTGGCTCGCCTATCTGAAATCGGCGCTGTTGCTACCCAAGGACCCGTTGGAAGAACCGTCGCCTGACGAACTGGCCTTGCGTCTGCAATTGCGGTTGCAGCGGCTGGCCGCAATGCGCGAAGCGGCGGCGCGCTTGATGGCGTGCGACCGGATCGACCGCGATATATTTCTGCGACCCAAGCCGGAGGGGCTACGCGATGTGAAGGTGCGGCGCTGGGATGCCAGCCTTTATGACCTTTTAGCGGCCTATGGACAGGTGAAGGCGCGCAGTGAGCCGGTGGTGCATATGGTGGCGCGGCGACCGGTGATCACGCTTGACGCGGCGCTGCATCATCTGGAACGGATGATCGGAACGCGGCTGGACTGGAGCGCGCTCGTCGATTTCCTGCCCGCCGATTATCAAGGGCCGCTGCGTCGATCGGCCATTGCATCAAGTTTCGTCGCTGCCCTGGAACTGGCGCGGCAAGGACGGATCGACCTGAAACAGGAGGCGGCCTTCTCGCCCCTTTACTTGAAAGCAGCGCCAGCATGA
- the tatB gene encoding Sec-independent protein translocase protein TatB, with protein MLDVAPTELLLVVVVALVVIGPKDLPKAMRFVGKWMGKARGMARHFRSGLDTMMREAELEELEKQWREQNEAIMREFPRIDGDAAPPMIPATAVPPAHPGDENPPQPGAAPAPTKTVKTEQADAKDANPSLTPKEDKPLP; from the coding sequence ATGCTCGATGTTGCGCCCACCGAGTTGTTGCTCGTCGTGGTGGTGGCCTTGGTCGTCATTGGCCCCAAGGACCTGCCCAAGGCGATGCGCTTTGTCGGCAAATGGATGGGTAAAGCGCGCGGCATGGCGCGGCATTTCCGGTCCGGCCTCGACACGATGATGCGCGAGGCGGAACTAGAAGAGCTGGAAAAGCAGTGGCGCGAGCAAAATGAAGCGATCATGCGGGAGTTTCCCCGTATTGACGGAGACGCAGCGCCGCCGATGATCCCCGCGACCGCCGTGCCGCCCGCTCACCCAGGAGACGAAAATCCGCCCCAGCCGGGCGCTGCTCCTGCACCCACAAAGACCGTGAAAACCGAACAAGCGGACGCCAAGGACGCCAATCCCTCGCTGACGCCCAAAGAAGACAAGCCGCTGCCATGA
- a CDS encoding twin-arginine translocase TatA/TatE family subunit: MGSFSIWHWLVVGILILLLFGKGRFSDMMGDVAKGIKSFKKGMADDEETPPAAPKQIEGQRSPETPAPSPTADTKTH, translated from the coding sequence ATGGGTAGCTTCAGCATCTGGCATTGGCTGGTGGTCGGGATTCTTATCCTGCTGCTCTTTGGCAAGGGCCGTTTTTCGGACATGATGGGCGACGTTGCCAAGGGCATCAAAAGCTTCAAAAAAGGCATGGCCGACGATGAAGAAACGCCGCCTGCCGCGCCCAAGCAGATCGAAGGCCAGCGCAGCCCCGAAACGCCCGCGCCCAGCCCGACCGCCGATACCAAAACCCACTGA
- a CDS encoding SPOR domain-containing protein: MAKKQDATGEEQDLGLTEEDRLPWLEAADDFEEEGEVSPVRLLAMVLGGLILIGAVLGGLWWIQNGGTRGGQGELIAAQQGDYKVAPTDDAARTFEGEGDASFAVSEGGAPAAKVDPSRMPEEPAVSPEAQAEAAAKAAEAKPAAAKAKESDTAEKPAAKMAAAPGTIQLGAFSSEGAANKAWASLSKRFTYLGELNRSVSPAKIDGGTVYRLRVSAGSGTKAAELCGKLRVAGENCVVVR, from the coding sequence ATGGCAAAGAAACAGGATGCGACGGGCGAGGAACAGGATCTTGGCCTGACCGAAGAAGATCGACTTCCCTGGCTGGAGGCCGCCGATGATTTTGAGGAAGAGGGCGAGGTTTCGCCCGTGCGTTTGCTGGCGATGGTGCTGGGCGGCCTGATTCTGATCGGCGCGGTGCTGGGCGGCCTGTGGTGGATCCAAAATGGCGGCACGCGGGGCGGACAGGGCGAATTGATCGCCGCGCAGCAGGGCGATTACAAGGTCGCGCCGACCGATGACGCTGCCCGAACCTTTGAAGGCGAAGGCGACGCAAGCTTCGCCGTGAGCGAAGGCGGCGCCCCGGCAGCCAAGGTTGATCCCAGCCGCATGCCCGAAGAGCCAGCGGTGTCGCCGGAAGCGCAGGCGGAGGCTGCCGCAAAAGCAGCCGAGGCCAAGCCTGCAGCGGCAAAGGCGAAGGAAAGCGACACGGCGGAAAAGCCCGCGGCGAAGATGGCGGCAGCGCCCGGAACCATTCAGCTTGGCGCGTTCAGCAGTGAAGGGGCGGCGAACAAGGCCTGGGCAAGTTTGTCAAAGCGCTTCACCTATCTCGGCGAGTTGAATCGCTCCGTTTCCCCGGCCAAGATTGATGGCGGAACCGTCTATCGTCTGCGCGTATCCGCAGGATCGGGTACGAAGGCGGCAGAACTGTGCGGAAAACTGCGGGTCGCCGGGGAGAATTGCGTCGTCGTTCGTTGA
- a CDS encoding entericidin A/B family lipoprotein, producing MTGFRAVILTLLAGALLAGCNTIKGVGRDVESVGEAADRAI from the coding sequence ATGACTGGATTTCGCGCTGTTATCCTGACCCTGTTGGCAGGTGCTCTGCTTGCAGGCTGCAATACGATCAAGGGCGTCGGGCGTGACGTCGAATCCGTCGGCGAAGCCGCCGATCGCGCTATCTGA